One window of the Rhizobium etli 8C-3 genome contains the following:
- a CDS encoding DUF1778 domain-containing protein, with translation MSTKSASETSTHPVNLRVRDDVRVLIDRAAKAHGKTRSDFMIDAARRAAEDALLDQTLVQVDPESYKHYLAVLDQPPSGEGFERLMSAPKPWQA, from the coding sequence ATGTCAACAAAATCCGCCTCAGAAACCAGTACGCACCCGGTCAACTTGAGGGTACGTGACGATGTGCGCGTTTTGATCGACCGCGCCGCCAAAGCGCACGGTAAAACGCGCTCGGACTTCATGATCGACGCGGCTCGCCGCGCTGCCGAAGACGCCTTGCTTGATCAGACCCTCGTTCAGGTCGATCCCGAGAGCTATAAGCATTATCTGGCCGTCCTTGACCAGCCGCCCAGCGGTGAGGGTTTTGAGCGGCTTATGAGCGCGCCAAAACCCTGGCAGGCATAA
- a CDS encoding GNAT family N-acetyltransferase, protein MLSAPTLLGEAHELDLFDSGHDSLDEWLRRRARSNQVSGASRTYVVCEGARVVGYYCLSSGALAVAHAPGAIRRNMPDPIPMAVLGRLAIDRSWQGKGLGAALLQDAVMRVGQAAHIMGIRGLLVHAISDEAKAFYEHYGFSASPTNPMTLIMSLKSLAKTD, encoded by the coding sequence ATGCTTTCCGCCCCAACGCTTCTGGGCGAAGCGCATGAACTCGACCTGTTCGATAGCGGCCATGACAGCCTCGATGAATGGCTACGCCGCCGTGCCCGAAGCAATCAGGTCAGCGGCGCATCCCGGACTTACGTCGTTTGCGAAGGCGCAAGAGTGGTCGGATATTATTGTCTGTCCTCCGGCGCGCTCGCCGTGGCGCATGCACCGGGCGCTATCAGACGCAACATGCCGGACCCGATTCCTATGGCTGTGCTCGGAAGGCTGGCGATCGATCGAAGCTGGCAGGGCAAGGGCCTTGGCGCCGCCTTGTTGCAAGATGCCGTGATGCGGGTGGGGCAAGCCGCGCACATCATGGGCATTCGCGGGCTTCTTGTTCATGCGATTTCTGACGAAGCTAAGGCGTTCTATGAGCACTACGGTTTCTCAGCGTCGCCGACAAATCCGATGACACTGATCATGTCGCTCAAGTCTCTCGCAAAAACAGACTGA
- a CDS encoding helix-turn-helix domain-containing protein — protein MDLKEVMAINLRRIRHGKQLTQEELADRSSLSARYIGAIERADVSASVTVLGQIAEALGVDPAELLTKSG, from the coding sequence ATGGATCTCAAGGAGGTCATGGCGATCAATCTGCGTCGGATACGTCATGGCAAGCAACTGACGCAGGAAGAACTGGCGGACCGGTCGAGCCTGAGCGCGCGCTATATCGGGGCGATTGAGCGCGCCGATGTTTCGGCCAGCGTCACGGTCCTCGGCCAGATCGCCGAGGCGCTGGGTGTCGACCCAGCCGAGCTTTTGACGAAATCCGGATGA
- a CDS encoding transcriptional repressor TraM, translating into MKDVDSCDANDKSDVRESRCSSMQKSELEALAVAAILEHRRLLAADEAVYKEWTRATAVPSTSSDVLKSLQDEYLARQKKSEAQQEELSEIIDALGYVPDVALDGEE; encoded by the coding sequence ATGAAGGACGTGGACTCATGCGACGCGAACGACAAAAGTGATGTGAGAGAATCTCGCTGCAGTTCGATGCAAAAGTCAGAATTAGAAGCGTTGGCAGTCGCTGCAATCCTCGAACACCGCCGGCTGCTCGCCGCGGACGAAGCTGTCTATAAAGAGTGGACCCGCGCGACCGCCGTCCCGTCGACTTCAAGTGACGTGCTCAAGAGCCTGCAAGACGAGTATCTCGCGCGTCAGAAGAAATCCGAAGCTCAGCAGGAAGAGCTTTCGGAAATCATCGATGCGCTTGGCTATGTCCCTGATGTTGCCCTGGATGGCGAAGAATGA
- a CDS encoding autoinducer binding domain-containing protein: MDGYLRSLIDMAEAAHDERMIKSALKSFANSSGFERFAYLQTEGAAICTFNSYPDDWQDIYLCSQYSRIDPVVTEAKRRMEVFSWTADDWKARGTSELKRFRDQAIEHGIRSGVTIPVEGSFGSTMMLTFASSEKKVEISKLQDAQKAMRAVLTIHYRLKIIAAATIVAPKRLLSPREAMCLMWAAKGKNAPETAVLTGINPRTVQHYLDSARRKLEAATVPQLVAIAKDHGLV, translated from the coding sequence GTGGACGGATACCTTCGCTCTCTCATCGACATGGCAGAAGCCGCGCACGATGAACGTATGATCAAAAGCGCCTTGAAAAGCTTCGCGAACTCTTCTGGTTTTGAGCGTTTCGCGTATTTGCAAACCGAAGGCGCAGCGATCTGTACCTTCAACTCCTATCCCGATGATTGGCAGGACATTTACCTCTGCAGCCAATATTCCCGCATCGACCCAGTGGTCACGGAGGCCAAGCGTCGCATGGAGGTGTTTTCCTGGACGGCTGATGATTGGAAAGCCCGTGGAACCTCCGAGCTCAAGCGCTTTCGAGACCAAGCGATCGAACACGGCATTCGCAGCGGGGTGACAATTCCCGTCGAAGGAAGTTTCGGCTCCACGATGATGCTGACCTTTGCCTCGTCGGAGAAGAAGGTTGAAATTTCAAAATTGCAGGATGCGCAGAAAGCGATGCGCGCAGTCCTGACGATCCATTATCGGCTGAAGATCATAGCTGCGGCGACAATTGTCGCCCCTAAACGGTTACTTTCACCAAGGGAAGCGATGTGCCTCATGTGGGCAGCAAAGGGCAAAAATGCCCCGGAGACTGCCGTGCTCACGGGAATCAACCCGAGAACAGTGCAGCACTATCTCGACAGCGCGCGTCGAAAGCTTGAAGCAGCGACCGTTCCGCAACTCGTCGCGATCGCTAAAGACCACGGGCTGGTCTGA
- the trbI gene encoding IncP-type conjugal transfer protein TrbI codes for MVQSLQLGASNQADDQNGMRRLNRLPIIVAIIVIVLFFGVVVIGLSWRGLSFNRGNDIESASNTPATNFGDQLKRGISDGIIGDPLEREAFQPTPVTEQKVERQEPVAERRPTDGQEQRTRLESEEEWKARLKREQDEQYIREAQRQRMARLQAHATALDSPLKVDASDAEKASDPTSIGRQTTKAPINNASDLYAAAMKSGLMGENVDPNAQTSKEDFFNQDIKDLGYLPNQVVPQMSPHELKRGSVIPATLITGLISDLPGRITAQISQNVYDSATGYRLLIPQGAKLLGRYDSKVSFGQERVVVVWTDLIFPNGSTLQIGGMAGADAEGYGGFKDNVDRHLWRTFGSAALVAIIGTGIDMSLPESTTLATQDTASDAARRNFAESFGRVAEQTISKNLNVQPTIRIRPGYKFNVLVDQDIIFPGSYSGR; via the coding sequence ATGGTCCAATCGCTCCAGCTTGGCGCGTCCAACCAGGCCGACGATCAGAATGGCATGCGCCGCCTCAATCGCCTGCCGATCATCGTTGCCATCATCGTCATCGTGCTGTTCTTCGGTGTCGTCGTGATTGGCCTGTCTTGGCGCGGGCTCTCCTTCAACCGTGGCAACGACATCGAAAGCGCGTCCAATACCCCAGCGACAAATTTCGGCGACCAACTCAAACGCGGTATATCGGATGGAATTATCGGGGATCCGCTTGAGCGCGAGGCTTTCCAGCCGACGCCTGTCACTGAGCAGAAAGTCGAGAGGCAAGAACCGGTCGCTGAACGACGGCCCACAGATGGGCAGGAGCAGCGGACCAGGCTCGAATCCGAAGAGGAATGGAAAGCGCGCCTGAAGCGAGAGCAGGATGAGCAGTATATCCGCGAGGCCCAGCGCCAGCGGATGGCCCGCCTGCAGGCCCACGCCACGGCGCTCGATTCGCCGCTGAAAGTCGACGCGTCCGATGCCGAAAAGGCCTCAGATCCCACGAGCATTGGCCGTCAGACGACAAAGGCCCCGATAAACAATGCATCCGACCTTTATGCTGCCGCGATGAAATCCGGCTTGATGGGTGAGAATGTCGATCCGAACGCCCAGACGTCGAAGGAGGATTTCTTCAATCAGGACATCAAGGACCTTGGCTACCTGCCGAACCAGGTCGTACCGCAGATGTCGCCCCACGAATTGAAGCGCGGTTCGGTCATCCCCGCCACCTTGATCACCGGCCTCATTTCTGACTTGCCGGGACGCATTACCGCGCAGATCAGCCAGAACGTCTACGACAGCGCCACCGGGTATCGTCTGCTCATCCCGCAGGGCGCAAAGCTGCTCGGCCGCTACGATTCCAAGGTGTCCTTTGGCCAGGAACGGGTTGTCGTCGTCTGGACAGACCTCATTTTCCCGAACGGTTCGACGCTGCAGATCGGCGGGATGGCCGGCGCGGATGCCGAGGGCTATGGCGGCTTCAAGGACAACGTCGACCGTCATCTTTGGCGGACCTTCGGTTCAGCGGCCCTGGTGGCGATTATCGGAACGGGAATCGATATGTCGTTGCCCGAAAGTACGACGCTTGCGACGCAGGATACGGCCTCGGATGCCGCGAGGCGGAATTTTGCGGAAAGCTTCGGTCGCGTCGCGGAACAAACGATTTCGAAGAATCTGAACGTGCAGCCGACGATCCGTATCAGGCCAGGCTACAAGTTCAACGTCTTAGTCGATCAGGATATTATTTTCCCGGGTTCCTATAGCGGCCGATAG
- the trbH gene encoding conjugal transfer protein TrbH: MRKLLPFVIAAALLTGCQTSDDAMSTSSTPVAITGPAASAIAGDMASRLAEQIGPAGATTTIRIEKDTSEFATALDAALKGWGYTVITDGKVGKDIKLVELVYAIDGFDGQVLARLSTSSIALSRAYTTTTAGAVPASPLSIMQRN, from the coding sequence ATGCGGAAGCTTCTCCCGTTTGTCATCGCCGCGGCATTGCTTACCGGTTGCCAAACTTCTGACGATGCAATGAGCACCAGCTCAACTCCTGTAGCCATCACCGGGCCGGCCGCAAGCGCCATCGCCGGCGACATGGCAAGCCGGCTCGCCGAGCAGATCGGCCCGGCCGGTGCCACAACGACGATCAGAATCGAGAAGGACACGTCCGAGTTCGCGACCGCCCTCGACGCGGCCCTGAAGGGGTGGGGCTACACTGTGATCACGGACGGCAAAGTCGGCAAGGACATCAAGCTGGTCGAGCTTGTCTATGCAATCGATGGCTTCGACGGGCAGGTGCTGGCGCGGCTTTCGACGTCATCTATCGCCCTTAGCCGTGCTTATACGACGACTACGGCGGGTGCTGTGCCGGCTAGTCCGCTTTCGATCATGCAGCGCAACTGA
- the trbG gene encoding P-type conjugative transfer protein TrbG, protein MKKTGLIAAAGCIAGLLLAGGAQAQSMTRNEVKGTNISGKWRGTPGLVTMGPDGKVIFLFGETQPSVVCSPLQVCDIELQGGEVVRDVLVGDTVRWKVEPASSGAAGGQAIHLIVKPSEPGLLTSMVVTTSRRTYHIQLKSHPSQYMARVGFEYPEDVSTKLADINARLETGGIPGTAPDKLNFSYSISGGASWKPKRVYSDGAKTYIQFSKAISGQDAPVLFVVSGGQNRIVNYRMKNDMMIVDYAVDKAILVSGVGWRQQKITIRRGG, encoded by the coding sequence ATGAAAAAAACGGGATTGATCGCAGCCGCCGGCTGCATAGCCGGACTTTTGCTTGCCGGGGGCGCGCAGGCGCAAAGCATGACGAGGAACGAGGTGAAGGGAACCAACATCTCGGGCAAATGGCGCGGCACGCCGGGGCTGGTGACAATGGGGCCGGACGGAAAGGTCATCTTCCTATTTGGCGAAACGCAGCCCTCCGTCGTCTGTTCGCCGCTGCAGGTTTGCGATATTGAGTTGCAGGGCGGCGAGGTTGTTCGCGATGTCCTCGTCGGTGACACCGTGCGCTGGAAGGTGGAGCCTGCTTCCTCCGGGGCGGCAGGTGGGCAGGCGATACATCTGATCGTCAAGCCGTCCGAACCGGGCCTTCTCACCTCGATGGTCGTCACGACCTCCCGGCGAACCTATCATATCCAGCTCAAGTCCCATCCGAGCCAGTATATGGCGCGCGTTGGTTTCGAATATCCGGAGGACGTGTCGACCAAGCTCGCCGACATCAATGCCCGCCTCGAAACTGGCGGTATTCCCGGCACGGCGCCGGACAAACTGAACTTTTCCTATTCAATCAGCGGCGGCGCATCCTGGAAGCCGAAGCGTGTCTATTCAGACGGGGCGAAGACCTACATCCAGTTTTCGAAGGCGATCTCCGGTCAGGATGCGCCGGTACTCTTCGTCGTCTCCGGCGGCCAAAACCGCATCGTCAACTATCGCATGAAGAACGACATGATGATCGTCGACTATGCGGTCGACAAGGCGATCCTCGTTTCCGGGGTGGGTTGGCGGCAACAAAAGATCACGATCCGGCGGGGAGGTTGA
- a CDS encoding conjugal transfer protein TrbF has protein sequence MAANRAPENPYVAARQEWSERYGSYVKAAAAWRIVGVLGLVMAVIGFGYAMYLSTQVKLVAYIVEVDKLGTAVTAGFPEQIEYADSRVVRATLGNFVTSFRSITPDAVVQKQYIDRTYALLRTSDPSTQKINAWFRGNSPFEKAKTSTVAIEVNNIVALSNETYQIDWTEYERDRKGKETGTHRFRGIATVTLTTPQDEAIIRLNPIGLYVRDFDWTAQL, from the coding sequence ATGGCAGCGAACCGCGCCCCGGAAAACCCGTATGTTGCCGCCCGCCAGGAATGGAGCGAACGCTATGGTTCCTATGTGAAGGCCGCAGCCGCATGGCGCATCGTTGGTGTGCTCGGTCTGGTCATGGCCGTCATCGGCTTCGGCTATGCGATGTATCTCAGCACCCAGGTTAAGCTAGTGGCCTATATCGTCGAGGTCGACAAGCTCGGAACCGCGGTCACGGCCGGCTTTCCCGAGCAGATCGAATATGCCGATTCCCGCGTGGTGCGCGCGACGCTCGGCAACTTCGTCACCAGCTTCCGTTCGATCACGCCGGATGCCGTCGTGCAGAAGCAATATATCGACCGGACCTACGCGCTGCTGCGAACCTCAGATCCGTCGACCCAGAAGATCAACGCCTGGTTCCGCGGCAATTCGCCATTCGAGAAGGCGAAGACATCGACGGTCGCCATCGAGGTGAACAACATCGTGGCGCTGTCGAACGAGACCTATCAGATCGACTGGACCGAGTACGAGAGGGATCGGAAGGGCAAGGAAACGGGGACGCACCGGTTCCGCGGGATCGCGACGGTGACGCTGACCACGCCGCAGGACGAGGCGATCATCCGCCTCAATCCGATCGGCCTCTACGTACGGGATTTCGACTGGACGGCACAGCTTTAA
- the trbL gene encoding P-type conjugative transfer protein TrbL, translated as MVKAIVARSFLIAGPLCIAFALPALAQEGQVLTELENQVSTAAKGWETTIIDAAKSLFWILAAIEIGIAAVWLAIQAASLDSWFAELVRRIMFVGFFAFVLDQGPTFSRAVVDSLFQIGAGGGSASPAEVFDAGIRVAAQISQQAQFGVFEDNALAIAAVLAMGVVVICFSLVAAIFVSVMVEMYVGLLAGMIMLGLGGSSFTKDFAVRYLVYAFGVGMKLMALVMIAKIGSNVLLGLAQAPTASSDQFVTTLAIAGISVVVFIIAMYVPSIIQGVVQGASVSGGMEAIRHGGQAASFAAGAGFLAAGAAGAGFAAAQAARAAGSSVAGAALRGIGAGVGSGAQATGSAAKDKAIGSPGAYAGSILGLANAKLDEQRSGHSGPKPPPERNDKP; from the coding sequence ATGGTGAAGGCAATCGTTGCACGTTCATTTCTGATTGCAGGGCCTCTGTGCATCGCCTTTGCCCTACCCGCGCTCGCGCAGGAGGGACAGGTCCTCACGGAACTGGAAAACCAGGTCTCGACCGCTGCGAAGGGGTGGGAGACCACCATCATTGATGCCGCGAAGTCCCTTTTCTGGATCCTTGCGGCAATCGAGATTGGCATTGCCGCCGTCTGGCTCGCGATCCAGGCCGCCTCACTGGACAGTTGGTTCGCCGAGCTGGTGCGGCGGATCATGTTCGTCGGTTTCTTCGCATTTGTTCTCGACCAGGGTCCGACCTTTTCGCGAGCCGTGGTCGACAGTCTTTTCCAGATCGGCGCCGGCGGCGGTTCAGCCTCGCCCGCTGAAGTGTTCGACGCCGGCATCCGGGTCGCCGCGCAAATTTCGCAGCAAGCACAGTTCGGTGTATTCGAGGACAATGCGCTGGCGATCGCGGCGGTGTTGGCAATGGGCGTCGTCGTCATCTGCTTTTCACTTGTCGCAGCGATTTTCGTCTCGGTCATGGTCGAAATGTATGTCGGCCTGCTCGCCGGCATGATCATGCTCGGACTGGGCGGTTCGTCCTTCACGAAAGACTTTGCTGTTCGCTACCTCGTCTATGCCTTCGGCGTCGGCATGAAGCTCATGGCCCTGGTGATGATCGCCAAGATTGGATCGAACGTCCTGCTTGGCCTCGCCCAAGCGCCCACTGCCTCGTCCGATCAGTTCGTCACGACCTTGGCCATAGCCGGTATCTCCGTCGTGGTCTTCATCATCGCCATGTATGTCCCGAGCATCATTCAGGGCGTTGTCCAGGGCGCATCGGTCTCCGGCGGAATGGAAGCGATCCGCCACGGCGGGCAAGCGGCGTCTTTCGCAGCTGGGGCGGGCTTCCTTGCCGCTGGCGCCGCCGGCGCGGGCTTTGCAGCGGCTCAAGCCGCCCGCGCCGCGGGTTCCTCGGTCGCAGGTGCCGCTCTTCGTGGCATCGGCGCGGGCGTCGGTTCAGGCGCGCAAGCGACGGGATCGGCGGCGAAGGATAAGGCGATCGGGTCTCCCGGCGCCTATGCGGGTTCGATCCTCGGTCTGGCAAACGCCAAGCTCGATGAACAGCGGAGCGGTCATAGCGGACCGAAGCCTCCTCCCGAACGCAACGACAAACCGTAA
- the trbK gene encoding entry exclusion protein TrbK encodes MNRAILVALLLAVAAVSSAATVLVITSRDGGKPALTEQRAARENFSGSGKELPPIKDGQEMRPRW; translated from the coding sequence GTGAACCGCGCCATCCTCGTTGCCCTGTTGCTCGCTGTTGCCGCTGTATCGTCTGCAGCGACTGTGCTGGTCATCACTTCCAGAGACGGCGGCAAACCTGCCCTCACCGAGCAGCGCGCCGCCCGCGAGAATTTCTCCGGCTCCGGTAAGGAACTGCCGCCAATCAAGGACGGTCAGGAGATGCGCCCGAGATGGTGA
- the trbJ gene encoding P-type conjugative transfer protein TrbJ encodes MPHRCLTSNKWSAGLAAVALTMGAVAPTHAGTATGAATEWTQVLNNGELISLVGKSGEQIQNQITQINQLAEQIQNQLKIYENMLQNTAQLPSHVWGQVESDLNQLRSIVDQGQSISFSMGNADDVLQQRFKSYADLKSNLPNAESFSSTYQTWSDTNRDTIAGTLKAASLTADQFDSEEDTMSSLRSMSETADGQMKALQVGHEIAAQQVAQMQKLRGLVSQQMTMMGTWLQTEQTDEDLAQARRETFFDAEVKSIPEGQKMEPRW; translated from the coding sequence ATGCCGCATCGCTGCTTAACTTCGAATAAATGGTCCGCCGGCCTGGCGGCCGTCGCTCTGACGATGGGCGCCGTGGCACCGACCCATGCCGGCACGGCCACGGGTGCTGCAACTGAATGGACGCAAGTTCTCAACAACGGCGAGCTGATTTCGCTAGTCGGAAAGTCTGGTGAGCAGATCCAGAACCAGATCACGCAGATCAACCAGCTCGCCGAGCAGATCCAGAACCAGCTGAAGATCTACGAGAACATGCTGCAGAATACTGCGCAGCTTCCGAGCCACGTCTGGGGACAGGTCGAAAGCGACCTCAATCAACTCCGAAGCATCGTAGATCAGGGCCAGAGCATTTCGTTTTCGATGGGGAACGCAGACGATGTGCTCCAGCAGCGGTTTAAGAGTTATGCCGACCTCAAAAGCAATCTTCCGAATGCCGAGAGCTTCTCCTCGACATACCAAACCTGGTCGGACACCAACCGCGACACGATCGCCGGCACGCTGAAGGCGGCGAGCCTCACGGCCGACCAGTTCGATAGCGAAGAGGATACGATGTCCTCGTTGCGGTCGATGTCCGAGACGGCTGACGGCCAGATGAAGGCCTTGCAGGTCGGGCACGAAATCGCCGCTCAGCAGGTCGCCCAGATGCAGAAGCTGCGCGGTCTAGTCTCCCAGCAAATGACGATGATGGGCACGTGGCTCCAAACAGAGCAAACCGACGAGGACCTGGCGCAAGCGCGGCGGGAGACGTTCTTTGACGCCGAGGTCAAGAGTATTCCGGAGGGTCAGAAAATGGAGCCTCGCTGGTGA
- a CDS encoding conjugal transfer protein TrbE, which produces MVALKRFRATGPSFADLVPYAGLVDNGVLLLKDGSLMAGWYFAGPDSESATDLERNELSRQINAILSRLGSGWMIQVEAIRIPTVDYPSEDHCHFPDPVTRAIDAERRAHFAREQGHFESKHALILTYRPLESKKTALSKYVYSDEESRKKSYADKVLFIFKNAVREIEQYFANTLSVRRMETRETVERGGERIARYDELLQFVRFCITGESHPIRLPDVPMYLDWIATAELEHGLTPKIESRFLGVVAIDGLPAESWPGILNSLDLMPLTYRWSSRFIFLDAEEARAKLERTRKKWQQKVRPFFDQLFQTQSRSVDQDAMTMVTETEDAIAQASSQLVAYGYYTPVVVLFDHDREALQEKAEAIRRLIQAEGFGARIETLNATDAFLGSLPGNWYCNIREPLINTSNLADLIPLNSVWSGNTIAPCPFYPSNSPPLMQVASGSTPFRLNLHVDDVGHTLIFGPTGSGKSTLLALIAAQFRRYESAQIFAFDKGSSLLPLTLAAGGNHYEIGGDNAEEGRALAFCPLAYVKSDADRAWATEWIEMLVGLQGVTITPDHRNAISRQVGLMASAAGRSLSDFVSGVQMREIKDALHYYTVDGPMGQLLDAEEDGLSLGAFQTFEIEQLMSMGERNLVPVLTYLFRRIEKRLDGSPSLIVLDEAWLMLGHPVFRSKIREWLKVLRKANCAVVLATQSISDAERSGIIDVLKESCPTKICLPNTAAREPGTREFYERIGFNDRQIEIVSNSIPKREYYVATPEGRRLFDMSLGPAALSFVGASGKDDLKRIRALRSEHGLDWPIHWLQTRGVQDAASLLNFE; this is translated from the coding sequence ATGGTAGCTCTCAAACGCTTCCGGGCAACGGGTCCATCCTTCGCCGATCTCGTTCCATACGCCGGCCTCGTCGACAATGGTGTCCTCCTGTTGAAGGATGGAAGCCTGATGGCGGGTTGGTACTTTGCCGGCCCGGATTCCGAAAGTGCGACCGACCTCGAACGCAACGAGCTGTCGCGGCAGATCAATGCGATCCTGTCGCGACTTGGAAGCGGCTGGATGATCCAGGTCGAGGCCATCCGCATTCCGACGGTCGACTATCCCTCAGAAGACCATTGCCATTTTCCCGACCCGGTCACCCGCGCGATCGATGCCGAGCGCAGGGCGCATTTCGCACGCGAACAGGGACATTTCGAGAGCAAGCACGCACTGATTCTGACCTACCGGCCTCTCGAGTCCAAAAAGACCGCGCTCAGCAAATACGTCTACTCGGACGAGGAAAGCCGCAAGAAGTCCTATGCGGACAAAGTGCTCTTCATTTTTAAGAACGCCGTCCGAGAGATCGAGCAGTATTTTGCGAACACGCTATCGGTCCGGCGAATGGAAACCCGCGAAACGGTCGAGAGGGGAGGGGAGCGGATTGCCCGCTATGACGAGCTGCTTCAGTTCGTCCGCTTCTGCATCACCGGCGAGAGCCATCCGATCCGGCTTCCGGATGTTCCCATGTATCTCGATTGGATCGCGACTGCCGAGCTTGAGCACGGACTGACGCCGAAGATCGAGAGCCGGTTCCTTGGTGTCGTGGCGATCGACGGTCTGCCGGCCGAAAGCTGGCCGGGCATTCTGAACAGCCTTGACCTGATGCCGCTCACCTATCGGTGGTCATCGCGCTTCATCTTTCTCGATGCTGAGGAAGCTAGGGCGAAGCTCGAACGCACGCGCAAGAAATGGCAACAGAAGGTCCGGCCATTCTTCGACCAGCTGTTTCAGACGCAGAGCAGATCGGTTGACCAAGACGCGATGACGATGGTGACCGAGACCGAGGATGCTATTGCGCAGGCCTCGTCGCAGCTGGTTGCTTATGGCTATTACACGCCGGTCGTCGTACTGTTTGATCACGATCGCGAAGCGCTGCAGGAGAAGGCGGAGGCAATCCGCCGGCTGATCCAGGCAGAGGGCTTTGGGGCACGAATTGAAACGCTCAACGCCACCGACGCCTTTCTCGGTAGTCTGCCGGGCAACTGGTATTGCAACATTCGCGAGCCACTGATCAACACCAGCAATCTCGCCGATCTGATCCCACTCAACTCGGTCTGGTCGGGAAACACGATCGCGCCATGCCCATTCTATCCATCGAACTCGCCGCCGCTGATGCAGGTTGCGAGTGGCTCGACACCGTTCCGGCTCAACCTGCATGTCGATGATGTCGGCCACACGCTGATCTTCGGCCCGACCGGTTCCGGCAAGTCGACACTCCTGGCGCTGATTGCTGCACAGTTTCGCCGATACGAAAGCGCGCAGATCTTTGCGTTCGACAAGGGAAGCTCGCTTCTGCCACTGACGCTTGCCGCGGGCGGTAATCACTATGAGATCGGCGGAGACAACGCGGAAGAGGGGAGGGCGCTGGCCTTCTGCCCTCTAGCCTACGTTAAAAGCGACGCTGATCGGGCCTGGGCGACGGAATGGATCGAGATGCTGGTCGGCCTACAGGGGGTCACCATCACGCCCGACCATCGCAACGCCATCTCGCGTCAGGTTGGCCTGATGGCCAGCGCGGCCGGTCGCTCGCTTTCGGATTTCGTGAGCGGCGTGCAGATGCGCGAGATCAAGGACGCACTCCATTACTACACGGTCGACGGGCCGATGGGTCAGCTCCTCGACGCAGAGGAGGATGGTCTGTCGCTTGGCGCCTTCCAGACTTTCGAGATTGAGCAGCTCATGAGCATGGGTGAGCGCAATCTCGTGCCGGTCCTGACCTACCTGTTTCGCCGGATCGAGAAGCGTCTCGATGGGTCACCGAGCCTGATCGTCCTCGACGAGGCCTGGCTGATGCTCGGCCATCCTGTCTTTCGCAGCAAAATTCGAGAATGGCTGAAGGTGTTGCGCAAGGCGAATTGCGCAGTCGTTCTCGCCACCCAGTCGATCTCGGATGCTGAACGGTCCGGGATTATCGACGTGCTGAAGGAATCCTGCCCGACCAAGATTTGCCTTCCAAACACCGCCGCCCGTGAGCCAGGGACGCGGGAATTCTACGAGCGGATCGGCTTCAACGACCGTCAGATCGAGATCGTCTCTAACTCGATCCCAAAGCGCGAATACTACGTCGCCACTCCCGAAGGCCGGCGTCTCTTCGACATGTCACTCGGCCCGGCAGCACTCAGCTTCGTCGGCGCGTCCGGCAAGGATGATCTCAAGAGGATCCGCGCGCTCAGATCCGAACATGGCCTCGACTGGCCGATCCATTGGCTACAGACGAGAGGGGTCCAGGATGCCGCATCGCTGCTTAACTTCGAATAA
- a CDS encoding conjugal transfer protein TrbD: MAESLSGLRRNRIHRALSRPNLLMGADRELVLITGLAAVILIFVVLTVYSALFGVAVWIVIVGALRMMAKSDPLMRQVYVRHISYKPTYKATTSPWRRY, encoded by the coding sequence ATGGCTGAATCCCTGTCCGGCTTGCGGCGCAACCGCATTCACCGCGCTCTGTCTCGTCCGAATCTGCTGATGGGCGCGGATAGGGAGCTGGTGCTGATCACGGGTCTTGCAGCGGTGATACTGATCTTCGTCGTCCTCACGGTCTATTCGGCGCTCTTCGGTGTCGCCGTCTGGATCGTGATCGTCGGGGCGCTGAGGATGATGGCGAAGTCCGATCCGCTCATGCGACAGGTCTACGTGCGGCACATTTCCTACAAGCCGACCTATAAGGCGACCACCTCGCCGTGGCGGCGGTACTGA